A stretch of DNA from Plasmodium berghei ANKA genome assembly, chromosome: 11:
TTTGATTTGCTATTGTTTTTTCAGTAAATACTAAACAATCTTTTAAATTCTCATAATTTATTCCTAACAAATTACTTATTTCATTCACTAATTCTAAATTAGTTTCATCTAATTCACTACAATTTGTTTTCCCTCCTTTTTCAATCTCTTTATATTCCACATTTCCCAATAATAACAATCCTaaataaatagaaaatacatatattaaaaaaaaataaatataataaaaaacaatttaagTTCATATATCTATGAATCATACCAGATAAAGTCAAAAACATATCGCCTTTCATATCGTGCATTTTCATCTTATCAAAGGAAATCATTAAATTGCCAAAATCCTTACTATCATCAATTTCTGAAAATATTCACAAACAATttaagttatatataattataaaaaataaaaatagttcaatttacttttttcttttctttttttatctatattaCCTGGTATAAccacatttttattaacaatatatttgtattcattttctgatcttattttatatttatttttcaattctTGACTCATTCCGTTgaatatttgataaaaaatgtgataCCCTCGTTCTTCTTCTTCCTATGCATGTAATCAAAAAGGgagttataaaaaattaatacgtgtatgcatatttatagGTATAGacacaaaaattatacaaagAATCGAAATACCCATTTTATCGTTTCTATACATCCAATTATTTTGctatcatatataaaacgGTTATAGTTTTTAACTAAATTTACCTGTGATACTACtcttatattttccaataaaaatatttcaatacTTGAAGAAACGATGTTTTgatattcatttaattcaattttaatatatttcccGTATCGACTTGAATTGTTGTTTTTCAATGTCTTTGCATTACCAAATgcctaaaaaaaaatataaagtaAGAAAAAATTCCAAACTAATTGTACAAAATAACCAAATTTAACCATTCATACACATCATCATCTGTagttatacatataaaatacaattCTTAATTCTTTTCAAACATACCTCTAGTATAAAATTCGAATCCCATAACGTATTAGAAATCTCGTTATCCTCTTTAATACCtgataaataatattttattacaagCTTTGAAGCTTCAGTTTTACCAGATCCACTTTCACCACTTATTATAATAGATTGATTGGTATGTGTGTTTATAAAATCAGCCATAGCTTCTTTTGCATAACTATAAACATGCGGTGGAAGTTcgtttgtatttttattcttatattcattaatgTCTACATCAATAACTTGGTAAGGGTTTATTGATATTAACATTGGCTCGGctattgtatatatataattttttttatatcttaaACATAACATGTTTAAAACTTCTGCAGAGTTATGATGAATCATATCATTTAATCTATGGTTATCTACATTTATTATAGAATTgcaattaaataaatccTCTTTTTTAACTACATATTCACTATTCGTCTCAGGAATTGTTTCTTTTACTCGGTAATTTTGTCCATCAACACTAAGAACtaaacatttaaaaaaaacaacatCAGGATAAAGAGTAGCATTAGGGCTCTTGTGTGtccatatataaaaattaccCCCTTCAAATCcatttttacttttatcAACAAATTCACTATTCACTCGTAAATAATCACTTAGTTCATTTGcgtttttcattatttattttttttaattcaacatataattttctcaatattttttccattatacacacacatatatatatgtatgtaatTACAACGATTTTGCATAACTAAtgtatatgttttttttttttttcttttatttatattaaaaaaattataaattcgTAAAAAGTTTCATATTTGATTTATTCttttagtaaaaaaaaaatttacaaataatttgttcTACTAAATTGGTacaattttcattttttttttctcatttaatttttaataaaatgatacTAGAActgcattattttttatataaataatatttaaaagttatatatatatgtttcttttttcttttttaaaaaatataatattttaacaacagtttaaaaaaatatataacaagaTTAAATtgagagaaaaaaatagctgcacactaataatttatttttttccccTTTTTTGTCTGAACTGttcataataatagtaatatttttcaattttttataatcatAAAGTTAAATTCAAtaattgtaaatattttacaatttttatggaataaatttaaatgaaataatataaaatatagatcTTCCTAGTAAAggtgaaaataaaaattttccaATTATGGAAGATTGCTCTCCTTTCCATAAATTCAACTTTATTAactttttcaaaataatataattcgaaaaagtatattaaaaatttataaaaatttcatattattttaagtctatatctaaatttttatagtctgttatttttatatattatacatatataattaaaaaataaagtaaaaaaaattaatcatgcacatatagtatatatataaaatattattccaCAATGTTTATTCGTTTGTTTCACATTCGTTAACTAATCCTTTATAGGAATCAACCATAACGTGCTGAACAAGTGTGTACATTCTTTCTTTAGAGTCTTCATCTTCATTTCTTATACGCTCAATTTTAACTCTAACTCTTTTAGGTGGATTTCGAATACCCTTTGAccaaataaatttgtttaattttaCATCCAAACGTACATCctgtataaaaaatgaaataataaaccaaacaatgatatatataaagcaaactttatattttgtttatcccaatgtatacattataatttaCGGACATTCATCAtgtacatgtatatatgtaacacaaattaatatac
This window harbors:
- a CDS encoding myosin B → MKNANELSDYLRVNSEFVDKSKNGFEGGNFYIWTHKSPNATLYPDVVFFKCLVLSVDGQNYRVKETIPETNSEYVVKKEDLFNCNSIINVDNHRLNDMIHHNSAEVLNMLCLRYKKNYIYTIAEPMLISINPYQVIDVDINEYKNKNTNELPPHVYSYAKEAMADFINTHTNQSIIISGESGSGKTEASKLVIKYYLSGIKEDNEISNTLWDSNFILEAFGNAKTLKNNNSSRYGKYIKIELNEYQNIVSSSIEIFLLENIRVVSQEEEERGYHIFYQIFNGMSQELKNKYKIRSENEYKYIVNKNVVIPEIDDSKDFGNLMISFDKMKMHDMKGDMFLTLSGLLLLGNVEYKEIEKGGKTNCSELDETNLELVNEISNLLGINYENLKDCLVFTEKTIANQKIEIPLSVEESVSICKSISKDLYNKIFSYITKRINNFLNNNKELNNYIGILDIFGFEIFSKNSLEQLLINIANEEIHSIYLYIVYEKETELYKAEDILIESVKYTTNESIIDLLRGKTSIVSILEDSCLGPVKNDESIISVYTNKFSKHAKYASTKRDINKNFVIKHTVSDVTYTITNFISKNKDILPSNIVRLLKVSNNNLVRSLYADVEVSESLGRKNLITFKYLKNLNNIISYLKSTNIYFIKCIKPNENKEKNNFNQKKVFPQLFALSIIETLNISFFFQYKYKFDVFLSYFEYLDYSTSKDSNLTDKEKVSTILQNTVDPDLYKVGKSMIFLKKECVSKIREIINNNLKCYKNLCNIATAIVTRIKKKEVVELNIKNLQLAQAYFRKYKHMKELE
- a CDS encoding 60S ribosomal protein L31, putative, whose amino-acid sequence is MVKAVKKQKKTLKPSTKVITINLSKLTHDVCYKRKAPRAIKEIKHIAGKLMHTKDVRLDVKLNKFIWSKGIRNPPKRVRVKIERIRNEDEDSKERMYTLVQHVMVDSYKGLVNECETNE